The stretch of DNA GACTTGTGCCCAACGAAAAAACCAATAATTACTCCCAGTGTTCTCATTTCCATGATTTAGGTATAATCGCTAAGACTATTCCCTGAATCTGAAAATCATCAGTTAAGATAATCGGTTGATGTTTTCCATTAGAAGAGTTTGGTTTTAGAATAATCATATCCTTAGTTCTATGAAACTCCTTAATTGTCGCACCACCATCAATTAAAGCAACAACTTTATCTCCTTCATTAGCTGTTGGCTGTTGTTTGACTAAAATAAGATCACCCTCGTTGATCCCTGCCCTATCCATAGAGTCTCCCTTTGCATGCAATAGAAAATATTTTGATCCCGGTTTTGCAATAGAAGTAGAGACAGGAACATAGCCTTCTATGTTTTCCTCTGCTAACATCGGCATCCCGCATGATACAACACCCACTAAAGGGATATTTGTGGTTTGAGCATCTGCTGGACCAAGATCAGGGTCCATAACAAGCTGATAATCTCCTTTATCAAGCTTTCTTATGACACCTTTCTCTTGGAGCTGTTCAAGGATATCCTGTACTGATCTGGGGGATTTATAGCCTAACTCAGCCATTAATTCCCTGACAGAAGGAGTACGGGACTTCTGCATTAACCAGTCTCTGATATGAGAGATGGCTTCAAGCTGTTTTCTTGTAAACGGGCTATTATTCTTCATACATACGAGTGTATGTTGCTGTATGTATTTTGTCAAGGAAAAAAAGATATAGCAAAACAGAAAAGTGATACATTGAAATTTGTATCTGCCCTATTCATAAGTTCTCTTATTTATGCGGTTTTATTGATTGTCTAATTTTCAAGGATATTAAATAAAGAGCGAATTTCAGCGCTGAACGGAGAATCTTCAACTATTTTGGATGCCAGACGGGCATAACCGCCAAGAAGTCCTCTTGTTTGTAATATTGCCATTAATTCTTCTGCGACATCTCTTCCCCATGTAGTGCTTATTGCATTAGCTATCACTGCACTTTTATGGGCGGGTAAATCAGGTCGGTAGTTTATAAGAAATGTAAAAGCCAGGTGGTTTATAATATTTCTATACATTAAATCTTCTTTTTCTGCAAACGAAGCCGGTTTGCCGGCTATTTCTCTGGTTACCAGAGTTTCTAAAGGCGAATGCGATGGTTCATATGCCTGATGAGTCTCAATTGAGTAGCTGGCGTTAGCTTGGCTTTCTATTGTATGAAAAATACCCATGTCAGCAAGGATCATCATGTCCGGCTGTATTTGTGTATCTAAGAATTGTAAAAGTTCTTTTTCGCGTGCAGGCATACTGCGAGACTCATATTTTATATATTCCTGGGCATGGTATAAATATGCGTTTGTATTACCGGAGACGAGGTATTGCTGCGCTACATAATGATGATATTCACATAGTAGAAAATCTTTCCAGGCTTCAAAGCTGATTGGTTCAGGTACTACAAGTATTCTATGTTCCGCCAGCAATCTCATGAGTGGTTTATCAAATCTTTCGAAAGTAGCTCCAGTATATTCGTTGTTACCAGAGCCTACACCATCTTTCGATGTTGCCATCAAGCGAGTCATATTTTCTACTCCATTTTCAAAAATATTTTTTAAGCTATCTTGATGAGTTTTTTCTGTCAAAAAATCTAGTAAAGGTACTCCAGAAGACCGTGCAATAATTACAACTTTATCTAAAGATGGGCCGGTGTATTCTGTGAGGAATACTATTTCTATTCCGTCTTGTTGTGCTTGCAGTATGTGCTTTTCGATAGGTCCTTTTATCAGATCAAAATCAGATTTATCAAAATGATAGGTCTGAAAAAATATTATCTGGCCTTTTTGCGGTTGTGAAGATATATGGATTCTCCTACCTTCAGAGGTGTTAGTCAGAACTACAGACAAGAACAGCACAATTAAGATGTTTTTTTTATTCATCTTTTAAGTTAACTCTTTCAAAAAAATATTTAAAATCTACCACAAGATTGTCATCAACTTTGTTTCCAAAAATTCCACGTAAATAGCTACTTAAAACTTCTAAACCTAACATTTCACCAACAGCTATTGTAAAAGAAGCCTCTATTGAATTACTTGGAGAATTTCCATAAAAAGTATACTTAGCCA from Candidatus Kaelpia aquatica encodes:
- the lexA gene encoding transcriptional repressor LexA, with translation MKNNSPFTRKQLEAISHIRDWLMQKSRTPSVRELMAELGYKSPRSVQDILEQLQEKGVIRKLDKGDYQLVMDPDLGPADAQTTNIPLVGVVSCGMPMLAEENIEGYVPVSTSIAKPGSKYFLLHAKGDSMDRAGINEGDLILVKQQPTANEGDKVVALIDGGATIKEFHRTKDMIILKPNSSNGKHQPIILTDDFQIQGIVLAIIPKSWK